Proteins encoded within one genomic window of Mycolicibacterium monacense:
- a CDS encoding crotonase/enoyl-CoA hydratase family protein, translated as MSAQQPAQPTYEEVDYRFDDGVAIIALNAPQRRNALRNQMLRDLWEALDTADRDPHVRAVVLTGAGKHFCVGAELTGPDTLIEALEEDRAGHTPTGYREPGGRVSERLFDMRTPVVAAVNGDAVGGGASIMAATDVRISGEASRFGFVFTRRGVVPESASSWFLPRLVGLTRATDWVLSGRVFDAAEAYDAGLLTKVVAPDAVLDEALAYARVFVTETSPTSVALARRLLGRSWGHPTPRSAAEDESRVYAGRLRSADVHEGVMSFLERRPAVFPPLDDHPADHF; from the coding sequence ATGAGCGCTCAGCAGCCGGCCCAGCCGACGTACGAAGAAGTCGACTATCGCTTCGACGACGGTGTCGCGATCATCGCGCTCAACGCCCCGCAACGCCGAAATGCGTTGCGTAACCAGATGTTGCGCGACCTGTGGGAGGCGCTCGACACCGCCGACCGGGATCCGCACGTGCGTGCCGTCGTGCTCACCGGTGCCGGAAAGCATTTCTGTGTCGGGGCGGAGCTCACCGGGCCGGACACGCTGATCGAAGCCCTCGAAGAGGATCGGGCGGGGCACACCCCGACCGGGTACCGCGAGCCGGGCGGCCGAGTCAGTGAGCGGCTCTTCGACATGCGCACCCCCGTCGTCGCGGCTGTCAACGGAGACGCCGTCGGCGGCGGGGCCTCCATCATGGCGGCCACCGACGTCCGGATCTCCGGTGAGGCATCGCGTTTCGGGTTCGTGTTCACCCGACGCGGGGTGGTTCCGGAGAGCGCGTCGTCCTGGTTCCTGCCGCGGCTGGTGGGACTGACCAGAGCTACCGACTGGGTGCTCAGCGGCCGCGTGTTCGATGCCGCGGAGGCCTACGACGCCGGTCTGCTCACGAAAGTCGTCGCACCGGATGCCGTACTCGACGAGGCCCTGGCGTACGCACGGGTGTTCGTCACCGAGACCTCACCGACGTCAGTGGCGTTGGCGCGCCGGCTGCTCGGCCGCAGCTGGGGCCACCCGACCCCGAGGTCGGCAGCCGAGGACGAATCCAGGGTGTACGCCGGACGGCTCCGGTCGGCCGACGTCCACGAAGGCGTGATGTCGTTCCTGGAGCGGCGGCCTGCGGTGTTCCCCCCGCTGGACGACCACCCAGCCGATCACTTCTGA
- a CDS encoding SDR family NAD(P)-dependent oxidoreductase: MAAGHLDGKVALVSGSGRGIGRAVAEKLAAEGARVVINDLDAEPAKEVVAAIEAAGGQATACVGSVTDPEFADRFVSTAVDNYGGLDIIVNNAGYTWDSVIQKMTDQQWNDIIDVHLTAPFRILRAAQPVISGLAKKEKAENGVASRRAIVNTSSTSGLQGNPGQVNYSTAKAGLIGMTKTLAKEWGRYNVTVNAIAYGVINTRLTTITTEAKTIDVAGREIKVGVNPEVYEAVTTQIALGRGGSVEEAAGAVYLLCAPESSYITAQTLVCSGGA; the protein is encoded by the coding sequence GTGGCTGCTGGACATCTCGATGGAAAGGTCGCACTGGTCTCGGGATCGGGGCGTGGGATCGGCCGCGCGGTCGCCGAGAAGCTTGCCGCGGAGGGTGCCCGGGTCGTCATCAACGACCTCGACGCCGAGCCGGCCAAGGAGGTCGTCGCCGCGATCGAAGCCGCCGGGGGACAGGCCACCGCGTGCGTCGGCAGCGTGACCGATCCCGAATTCGCCGACCGCTTCGTCTCGACCGCCGTCGACAACTACGGCGGGCTGGACATCATCGTCAACAACGCCGGGTACACCTGGGACAGCGTGATCCAGAAGATGACCGATCAGCAGTGGAACGACATCATCGACGTGCACCTGACCGCACCGTTCCGGATCCTGCGCGCCGCCCAGCCGGTCATCTCGGGTCTGGCCAAGAAGGAGAAGGCCGAGAACGGCGTCGCCTCACGCCGCGCAATCGTCAACACGTCGTCGACCTCGGGGCTGCAGGGCAACCCCGGGCAGGTCAACTACTCCACCGCCAAGGCCGGCCTGATCGGTATGACCAAGACCCTGGCCAAGGAGTGGGGCCGCTACAACGTCACCGTCAATGCCATCGCCTATGGCGTGATCAACACCCGGCTCACCACGATCACCACCGAGGCGAAGACCATCGACGTCGCCGGCCGCGAGATCAAGGTCGGCGTGAACCCGGAGGTGTACGAGGCCGTGACCACCCAGATCGCACTGGGCCGTGGCGGCAGCGTCGAGGAGGCCGCGGGCGCCGTGTACCTGCTGTGCGCCCCGGAGTCCAGCTACATCACCGCGCAGACGCTGGTGTGCAGCGGCGGGGCCTGA
- a CDS encoding TetR/AcrR family transcriptional regulator C-terminal domain-containing protein, with protein MAKRAARTADGQGGAEAGPDLGDAPITRALILRTALAILDRDGESGLSMRRLSEALKRDPTVLYRHVPNKAAVLDGVVEVVLSQLVVDSADPDWADQLRLVAHDFRRLALAHPNVVPLLVTRPLATSLGQRPPGTLRPLEAVLTLLTSAGFAGVDALHIYRVLFAYLHGHILDELQEIVERPEESDHVLRLGLHRLPITEFPRLRELAPVLASYDGAAELDRGLDLILSGLIATFGRQSSSINS; from the coding sequence ATGGCCAAACGGGCGGCTCGAACCGCTGACGGACAGGGCGGCGCGGAAGCCGGCCCCGACCTCGGCGACGCTCCGATCACCCGCGCCCTGATCCTTCGGACCGCGTTGGCGATCTTGGACCGCGACGGCGAGAGCGGACTGTCGATGCGTCGCCTCAGCGAGGCGCTGAAGCGGGACCCGACGGTGCTCTACCGGCATGTCCCCAACAAAGCCGCTGTGCTCGACGGTGTCGTCGAGGTCGTTCTGAGCCAGCTCGTCGTGGACAGCGCCGATCCCGACTGGGCCGACCAGCTGCGTCTGGTCGCCCACGATTTCCGCAGGCTCGCGCTGGCCCACCCGAACGTGGTCCCGCTGCTGGTGACCCGCCCGCTGGCGACGTCGCTGGGGCAGCGGCCCCCGGGGACGCTGCGGCCCCTCGAAGCGGTCCTGACGCTGCTGACGTCAGCGGGATTCGCCGGTGTGGACGCCCTGCACATCTACCGCGTCCTCTTCGCATATCTGCACGGCCACATCCTCGATGAGCTGCAGGAGATCGTGGAACGCCCCGAGGAATCCGACCATGTACTGCGACTGGGCCTACACCGGTTACCGATCACCGAGTTTCCCCGATTGCGCGAGTTGGCACCCGTACTCGCGTCCTACGACGGCGCCGCCGAACTCGACCGCGGCCTGGACCTCATCCTCAGCGGCTTGATCGCCACCTTCGGACGCCAGAGCTCTTCGATCAACTCATAG
- a CDS encoding DUF6131 family protein: MIVLGIVLIVLGLLLPSLVPGFAFAQVLLVLGIILLAVGLILMVAGRMGHAVGGRRHYY; encoded by the coding sequence ATGATCGTTCTCGGAATCGTCCTCATCGTGCTCGGTCTCCTGCTCCCCAGCTTGGTCCCCGGCTTCGCCTTCGCCCAGGTCCTCCTGGTCCTCGGAATCATCCTTCTTGCCGTCGGATTGATACTGATGGTGGCCGGACGGATGGGGCACGCCGTCGGGGGCCGGCGCCACTATTACTGA
- a CDS encoding peptide chain release factor 3: MTDTASGVSTATESRPDRVSAEAQRRRTFAVISHPDAGKSTLTEALVLHAKAITEAGAIHGKAGRRATVSDWMEMEKARGISITSTALQFPYRTQAGDTCIINLLDTPGHADFSEDTYRVLTAVDCAVMLIDAAKGLEPQTLKLFQVCRHRGIPIITVVNKWDRPGRHALELMDEIHDRIQLQTTPLTWPVGIAGDFKGVLDRRSGTFIRFTRTAGGATAAPEEHIDASQAHEAAGTDWDTAVEESELLSADGADFDRDSFLRCTSTPVLFTSAVLNFGVNQLLDVLAQLAPPPRGQLDIDGSRRETTAPFSAFVFKVQAGMDSAHRDRIAYARVVSGTFERGDVLTHATTGKPFVTKYAQSVFGQQRSTLDTAWPGDVIGLANAAALRPGDTLYRDVPVQYPPIPSFSPEHFAVARGTDPSKHKQFRKGIEQLDQEGVIQVLRSDRRGDQAPVFAAVGPMQFEVATHRMAREFNAPIALEPLPYTVARVADPDDVEILQKQASVEVFTRTDGVVIAVFSNKWRLENVERELPDVRLRSLVAAAD, translated from the coding sequence ATGACCGATACCGCCTCAGGTGTGTCGACGGCCACCGAGTCGCGGCCAGACCGAGTTTCCGCCGAAGCGCAACGTCGCAGGACGTTCGCTGTGATCAGCCACCCCGACGCCGGCAAGTCCACCTTGACCGAGGCGCTGGTGCTGCACGCCAAGGCGATCACCGAGGCCGGCGCCATCCACGGTAAGGCGGGCCGCCGCGCCACGGTGTCTGACTGGATGGAGATGGAGAAGGCCCGCGGCATCTCCATCACCTCGACGGCGCTGCAGTTCCCTTACCGCACCCAGGCGGGCGACACCTGCATCATCAACCTGCTCGACACCCCGGGGCACGCCGACTTCTCCGAAGACACCTACCGGGTGCTGACCGCCGTCGATTGCGCCGTGATGCTCATCGACGCCGCGAAAGGTCTCGAACCGCAGACGCTGAAGCTCTTCCAGGTCTGCCGCCACCGCGGGATCCCCATCATCACGGTGGTCAACAAGTGGGACCGGCCGGGCCGTCACGCCCTGGAATTGATGGATGAGATCCACGACCGCATTCAACTGCAGACGACGCCGCTGACCTGGCCGGTCGGCATCGCCGGCGACTTCAAAGGAGTCCTCGACCGGCGCAGCGGCACCTTCATCCGGTTCACCCGCACCGCGGGCGGCGCCACCGCCGCACCGGAGGAGCACATCGATGCCTCCCAGGCCCACGAGGCCGCGGGTACCGACTGGGACACCGCGGTGGAAGAGTCCGAACTGCTGAGTGCCGACGGCGCCGACTTCGACCGCGACTCGTTCCTCAGGTGCACCTCGACACCGGTCCTGTTCACGTCGGCGGTGCTCAACTTCGGTGTCAACCAATTGCTCGACGTGTTGGCCCAACTCGCACCGCCGCCACGCGGTCAGCTCGACATCGACGGCAGTCGACGCGAAACCACCGCGCCGTTCAGTGCGTTCGTGTTCAAGGTCCAGGCGGGCATGGACTCCGCTCACCGGGACCGCATCGCCTACGCCCGGGTCGTTTCAGGCACCTTCGAACGCGGAGACGTCCTCACCCACGCCACCACCGGCAAGCCGTTCGTCACCAAGTACGCGCAATCGGTCTTCGGCCAGCAGCGGTCCACCCTGGACACCGCCTGGCCGGGGGATGTCATCGGACTCGCCAACGCCGCCGCGCTGCGACCGGGTGACACCCTGTACCGGGATGTCCCGGTGCAGTACCCGCCGATTCCGAGCTTCTCGCCCGAGCATTTCGCCGTCGCGCGGGGCACCGACCCCAGCAAGCACAAGCAGTTCCGTAAAGGGATCGAGCAGCTGGACCAGGAGGGCGTCATCCAGGTGCTGCGTTCGGACCGGCGAGGTGATCAGGCGCCGGTGTTCGCCGCGGTGGGTCCGATGCAGTTCGAGGTCGCCACTCATCGGATGGCCCGCGAGTTCAACGCGCCGATCGCGCTCGAGCCGCTTCCGTACACGGTGGCCCGCGTCGCCGACCCCGATGACGTCGAGATCCTGCAGAAGCAGGCCTCGGTCGAGGTCTTCACCCGCACCGACGGAGTCGTCATCGCGGTGTTCTCGAACAAATGGCGCCTCGAGAACGTCGAGCGGGAACTTCCCGACGTACGGCTGCGGTCACTGGTGGCAGCAGCAGACTAG
- a CDS encoding DoxX family protein, with the protein MDTTYSEAATDIPSRIRAADVGLLLLRVVFGGLLAAAGLQKLFGWFGGPGLTDTGTVFEQIGYSPGVFFAAVAGSLETVGGILLMLGLFTPLACSIVVGVMINAASATWSGGLFGQGGYQMALLYATAGAVIACTGAGVMAIDHGRPWQRAGARWAAASIATGIAAAAAVLLLKAVV; encoded by the coding sequence ATGGACACCACATACTCGGAAGCCGCTACTGACATCCCCAGCCGCATACGGGCAGCGGACGTGGGGCTCCTCCTCTTGCGCGTGGTCTTCGGCGGGCTTCTGGCTGCCGCCGGCCTCCAGAAACTCTTCGGCTGGTTCGGCGGGCCGGGGCTGACGGACACCGGGACGGTGTTCGAGCAGATCGGTTACAGCCCAGGTGTTTTCTTCGCCGCGGTTGCGGGTTCGCTCGAGACTGTGGGCGGGATTCTGCTGATGCTGGGATTGTTCACGCCGTTGGCCTGCTCCATCGTTGTCGGCGTGATGATCAACGCCGCCAGCGCGACGTGGTCGGGCGGGCTGTTCGGCCAAGGCGGCTATCAAATGGCGCTGCTGTATGCCACCGCCGGTGCGGTAATCGCGTGCACCGGCGCCGGCGTGATGGCCATCGACCATGGCCGCCCTTGGCAGCGCGCGGGCGCCAGGTGGGCCGCGGCGAGCATCGCGACGGGTATCGCGGCAGCAGCGGCCGTCTTGCTGCTCAAAGCGGTGGTGTGA
- a CDS encoding DUF4873 domain-containing protein — protein MTDDVSGVFDGDAELDVAGVRCPVRVRLTGHLSPIDGRYHWQGLAYGAPDDVQAGKQAQLRIGNRSAAVRLVEKIPSGQLMVSGVGEPPYDLWLV, from the coding sequence GTGACCGACGATGTGAGCGGCGTATTCGACGGTGACGCCGAACTCGACGTGGCGGGGGTGCGGTGTCCGGTCCGGGTCCGCCTCACCGGTCACCTGAGCCCGATCGACGGTCGGTACCACTGGCAGGGCCTGGCCTACGGCGCGCCCGACGATGTCCAGGCGGGTAAGCAGGCGCAGTTGCGGATCGGAAACCGCAGCGCCGCAGTCCGACTCGTGGAGAAGATCCCGTCCGGGCAACTCATGGTCAGTGGCGTGGGGGAGCCGCCGTACGACCTCTGGCTGGTCTGA
- a CDS encoding AurF N-oxygenase family protein, with amino-acid sequence MAGTIERASSTATSPSRDEFSERLLRGSAKKSYAPVVDVDWETPVVPDKFFLPPRVVSLYGTRMWTEMTREQQIELSRQEFINLLSAGVWFENILNQALLRGLMHADCTSAATHYSLTELGDETRHMVMFGRTIEAVGGKPFQPKRFQRMIINALPLFFQKSVLWIAALVGEEIFDALQRQILDDPDLQPIVRRIMRIHVTEEARHIQFARDGARRAVPAMRPVNRYLLATIHGAGGPFYRYLFTNPAVYRRAGLDPREARRQARGNPHFHEAMRTGFAPLAAFLEEVGLMSAIGRRMWRRCGFL; translated from the coding sequence ATGGCCGGCACCATCGAACGGGCTTCTTCGACGGCAACCTCTCCCAGCCGCGACGAGTTCTCCGAGCGTTTGCTGAGGGGGTCGGCCAAGAAGTCGTACGCGCCAGTGGTCGACGTCGACTGGGAGACACCGGTCGTGCCCGACAAGTTCTTCCTCCCGCCCCGGGTGGTCTCGCTGTACGGCACCCGGATGTGGACGGAGATGACCCGCGAACAACAGATCGAGTTGTCGCGGCAGGAGTTCATCAACCTGCTCTCGGCCGGGGTCTGGTTCGAGAACATCCTCAATCAGGCGCTGTTGCGCGGGCTCATGCACGCCGACTGCACGTCCGCGGCGACCCACTACTCGCTGACCGAACTGGGCGACGAGACGCGACACATGGTCATGTTCGGCCGCACCATTGAGGCTGTCGGAGGTAAACCGTTCCAGCCGAAACGTTTTCAACGGATGATCATCAACGCGCTGCCGTTGTTCTTCCAGAAGTCGGTGCTGTGGATCGCCGCGCTCGTCGGTGAGGAGATCTTCGACGCGTTGCAGCGGCAGATCCTCGACGACCCGGACCTGCAACCGATCGTGCGTCGCATCATGCGCATCCACGTCACCGAGGAGGCGCGCCACATCCAGTTCGCCCGCGACGGCGCCCGGCGGGCCGTCCCCGCGATGCGGCCGGTCAACCGGTACCTGCTGGCCACGATCCACGGGGCCGGTGGGCCGTTCTACCGCTACCTGTTCACCAACCCGGCCGTGTACCGGCGCGCCGGACTCGACCCCCGGGAGGCGCGCCGGCAGGCCCGCGGCAACCCGCATTTCCACGAGGCGATGCGGACCGGATTCGCACCACTGGCCGCCTTCCTCGAGGAGGTCGGTCTGATGAGCGCGATCGGCCGGCGGATGTGGAGGCGGTGCGGCTTCCTGTGA
- a CDS encoding TetR/AcrR family transcriptional regulator, whose amino-acid sequence MKYSGLLAKAVQRFGSPTAEGNAERILDAALKQFELLGIRRSTVEDITRRSGLARVTLYRNFANKDAIVEAVLLRELERFLSDLAAEAGGYAEAEDKLVEGFVFTLTTLRDHALLQRLLATEPETVLPFLTVEGDSVVRTASSFLAHQLAVALPDDSRTQIELLEVAEVTVRIIVSFVLTPSQNVALGDDDAARSFARRYLVPPLLGLTR is encoded by the coding sequence ATGAAATACAGCGGCCTGCTCGCCAAGGCGGTGCAGCGCTTCGGGTCACCGACGGCCGAAGGCAACGCCGAGCGCATCCTCGACGCGGCGTTGAAGCAGTTCGAACTGCTGGGCATCCGCCGATCGACCGTGGAGGACATCACCCGCCGGTCCGGGCTGGCGCGCGTCACGCTGTACCGCAACTTCGCGAACAAGGACGCCATCGTCGAGGCGGTGCTGTTGCGCGAACTCGAGCGGTTCCTCTCCGACCTCGCCGCCGAGGCCGGCGGCTACGCGGAGGCGGAAGACAAGCTGGTCGAGGGTTTCGTGTTCACCCTGACCACGCTGCGCGACCATGCGCTGTTGCAACGGCTGCTCGCCACCGAGCCCGAGACCGTGCTGCCGTTCCTGACCGTCGAGGGCGACAGCGTCGTGCGGACGGCGTCGTCATTCCTGGCCCATCAACTCGCGGTGGCGCTACCCGACGACAGCCGCACGCAGATCGAACTGCTCGAGGTCGCCGAGGTCACCGTCCGCATCATCGTGTCGTTCGTGCTGACGCCGTCACAGAACGTCGCCCTCGGTGACGACGACGCCGCCCGCTCGTTCGCGCGCCGCTACCTTGTCCCGCCGCTGCTGGGGTTGACCCGCTAG
- a CDS encoding cation diffusion facilitator family transporter: MTHEPKRAHHSHDHHREHSHEHHGGKLSAAIREVFAPHSHDASDSIDDALESSAAGVRAVKISLLALGATAVAQLVIVLVSGSVALLADTIHNFSDALTAIPLWVAFVVGTKAATRRYTYGFGRAEDIAGLFVVAMIALSAIVAGVESIRRLINPVPIENVGWVAVAGLVGFVGNELVALYRIRVGRRIGSVALVADGLHARTDGFTSLAVLFGAGGVALGFPLADPIIGLVITVAILAVLRTAVRDVFRRLMDGVEPELVDKAEAALAAEPGVTDVRAVRMRWIGHRLHADAELDIDPATSLADAHRIAHEAEHTLTHAVPKLSSALVHAYPAEPSRRR; this comes from the coding sequence ATGACCCACGAACCCAAGCGCGCGCACCACAGCCACGATCACCACCGCGAGCACTCTCACGAGCATCACGGGGGCAAGTTGAGTGCCGCGATTCGCGAGGTGTTCGCCCCGCACAGCCACGACGCCTCCGACAGCATCGACGATGCGCTGGAGTCCAGCGCCGCAGGGGTTCGGGCGGTGAAGATCAGCCTGCTCGCGCTCGGTGCGACAGCGGTGGCGCAGTTGGTGATCGTGCTGGTCTCCGGGTCGGTCGCGTTGCTCGCCGACACCATCCACAACTTCTCCGACGCCCTCACGGCCATCCCGCTGTGGGTCGCGTTCGTGGTCGGCACCAAGGCGGCCACCCGGCGCTACACCTACGGATTCGGTCGGGCCGAGGACATCGCCGGGCTGTTCGTCGTCGCGATGATCGCGCTGTCGGCGATCGTTGCGGGCGTGGAATCGATCCGCCGCCTCATCAACCCGGTGCCGATCGAGAACGTCGGGTGGGTGGCCGTCGCCGGTCTGGTCGGGTTCGTCGGCAACGAACTCGTTGCGCTCTACCGCATCCGGGTCGGGCGCCGCATCGGCTCGGTCGCCCTGGTCGCCGACGGACTGCATGCCCGCACTGACGGATTCACCTCGCTGGCAGTGCTTTTCGGCGCCGGCGGCGTCGCGCTGGGCTTCCCGCTCGCCGATCCCATCATCGGCCTGGTCATCACCGTTGCCATCCTCGCCGTGCTGCGCACCGCGGTACGTGACGTCTTCCGCCGCCTCATGGACGGTGTGGAACCGGAGCTGGTCGACAAAGCCGAAGCCGCACTCGCCGCCGAACCCGGCGTCACCGACGTGCGCGCCGTGCGGATGCGGTGGATCGGCCACCGGCTACACGCCGACGCCGAGCTCGACATCGACCCCGCCACCAGCCTCGCCGACGCCCACCGCATCGCCCACGAGGCGGAGCACACCCTGACCCACGCCGTTCCGAAACTGTCGTCCGCGCTGGTGCACGCCTACCCGGCGGAGCCGTCCCGGCGTCGCTAG
- a CDS encoding ArsR/SmtB family transcription factor, whose protein sequence is MNADSARCGRRLPDDEANLVAEVFRMLADATRVQILWALVSHEKSVNDLATHVGKPAPSVSQHLAKLRMARLVRTRREGTTIYYSLDNNHVAQLVTDAVFNAEHAGPGVPGHHRDASDLAALHADVPAASPSKNGRRA, encoded by the coding sequence ATGAATGCAGATAGTGCGCGATGCGGTCGGCGCCTGCCGGACGACGAGGCGAACCTCGTGGCCGAGGTCTTCCGGATGCTGGCCGACGCCACCCGGGTGCAGATCCTCTGGGCGTTGGTGAGTCACGAGAAGTCCGTCAACGACCTCGCCACCCACGTGGGGAAGCCGGCCCCGTCGGTGTCGCAGCACCTGGCGAAACTGCGCATGGCGCGCCTGGTCCGCACCCGCCGGGAGGGCACCACCATCTACTACAGCCTGGACAACAACCACGTCGCACAGTTGGTCACCGACGCGGTCTTCAACGCCGAACATGCCGGCCCGGGTGTCCCCGGTCATCACCGTGACGCGTCCGACCTCGCCGCCCTGCACGCGGACGTTCCCGCCGCCAGCCCATCGAAGAACGGACGACGCGCATGA
- a CDS encoding FAD-dependent oxidoreductase yields MLDADVVVVGAGPTGLALACGLRLHGVSVRVIDRADGPATTSRANFLHARGSEVLDRLGALGSLPDESLRAMRITNHLGGRPVMTLEFGDPGLRTAAPPMVVSQAKVEAALRARLNQLGVTPEWRTGLAGLHQDADAVAAELDDGSEVRSRWLVGCDGTSSTTRTEVGIGFPGVKLTERFLLADLRLDWDLDRSGTTGWVHPSGVVGAMPMPDDEGRNDLWRVFAYDPEFREKPDDEAILDRFRRLIPERTGRDVGIGEAEWLSLFTVHRRLADTYRRGRVLLAGDAAHAHAPFGGQGMLTGIGDAENLAFKLALVVRGVARDSLIDTYEAERRPLATEVLRGTSAVTRVNVASNPIGRFLRDRVAPRIFSLGAVQRWTTYSASQLWVSYRKGPLGGRGPKPRAGDRIDDMACSQPDGTASRLYRELGGQWALLIPAETPSEVAGAVRRLGEFVHVLAYDGQQVMLIRPDGHLAWRGRRRDIAGLNRWLTAALDTGRAR; encoded by the coding sequence ATGCTGGACGCCGATGTGGTTGTGGTCGGTGCGGGCCCCACGGGACTGGCGCTGGCCTGCGGCCTGCGGTTGCACGGCGTGTCCGTGCGGGTGATCGACCGCGCCGACGGTCCGGCCACCACATCGCGGGCGAACTTCCTGCACGCCCGCGGATCGGAGGTGTTGGACCGGTTGGGGGCGCTGGGGTCCCTACCCGACGAATCGTTGCGCGCCATGCGGATCACCAACCACTTGGGTGGGCGACCGGTGATGACGCTGGAGTTCGGCGACCCGGGACTGCGCACCGCTGCGCCGCCGATGGTGGTCTCACAGGCGAAGGTGGAGGCCGCGCTGCGCGCTCGGCTGAACCAGCTGGGCGTAACCCCGGAGTGGCGCACCGGACTGGCCGGATTGCATCAGGATGCCGACGCTGTCGCGGCCGAACTCGATGACGGAAGCGAGGTTCGGAGTCGGTGGCTGGTGGGGTGTGATGGCACGTCGAGCACGACCCGAACCGAGGTGGGTATCGGGTTTCCCGGAGTCAAGCTCACGGAGCGTTTCCTCCTGGCCGACCTGCGCCTTGACTGGGACCTCGACCGGAGCGGCACCACCGGATGGGTGCATCCGAGTGGGGTGGTCGGTGCGATGCCGATGCCGGATGACGAGGGACGAAACGATCTGTGGCGGGTGTTCGCCTACGACCCCGAGTTTCGCGAAAAGCCGGACGACGAAGCCATTTTGGACAGGTTTCGCCGCCTCATCCCGGAGCGCACCGGCCGTGACGTCGGTATCGGTGAGGCGGAATGGCTGTCGCTGTTCACCGTGCACCGCCGGCTCGCCGACACATATCGACGCGGTCGCGTGCTGCTCGCCGGCGACGCTGCCCACGCCCATGCACCGTTCGGCGGGCAGGGCATGTTGACGGGCATCGGCGATGCCGAGAACTTGGCGTTCAAACTCGCCCTGGTGGTGCGGGGCGTGGCCAGGGATTCGCTCATCGACACCTATGAAGCCGAACGGCGGCCGCTGGCCACCGAGGTGTTGCGCGGTACCAGTGCGGTGACCCGGGTGAACGTCGCCAGCAATCCGATCGGCCGGTTCCTGCGCGATCGCGTCGCGCCACGAATCTTCAGCCTGGGCGCGGTGCAGCGCTGGACGACCTATTCCGCGTCCCAACTGTGGGTGAGTTATCGCAAGGGCCCGCTCGGCGGACGCGGGCCCAAACCCCGCGCCGGCGACCGAATCGACGACATGGCGTGTAGCCAACCTGACGGCACGGCTTCGCGTCTGTACCGCGAACTGGGCGGACAGTGGGCGCTGCTCATTCCCGCCGAGACACCCTCGGAGGTGGCCGGCGCGGTGCGGCGGCTGGGCGAATTCGTCCACGTGCTGGCCTACGACGGGCAGCAGGTGATGCTGATCCGCCCGGATGGCCATCTGGCGTGGCGTGGCCGACGCCGCGACATCGCAGGGCTGAACCGTTGGCTCACTGCGGCTTTGGACACCGGCCGCGCTCGATGA
- a CDS encoding TetR/AcrR family transcriptional regulator, translating to MTQTANRGRPRDAGTDAAILRAGLELFIERGVEGTSMEQIAKRAGVGKPAVYRRWPNKEELIAAAMETLVAEEVVWADRDAIDTQPPYELVQAAIDSAAAAVTTPQYRALAARVFGSAVSHPQLMAVYWERYIKPRRQLAARLLDRAREYGTVAADADAEVAIDMMVGAVTYRVLQPDPPDTAQMRRYLTEVYRQIGRLPG from the coding sequence ATGACACAGACTGCGAATCGGGGACGGCCGCGGGATGCGGGCACCGATGCGGCCATCCTGCGTGCCGGTCTGGAGTTGTTCATCGAACGCGGTGTCGAGGGCACCAGCATGGAGCAGATCGCCAAGCGAGCCGGGGTGGGCAAGCCGGCCGTCTACCGGCGGTGGCCGAACAAAGAGGAACTGATCGCCGCGGCGATGGAGACACTGGTCGCCGAAGAAGTCGTCTGGGCCGACCGGGACGCCATCGACACGCAGCCCCCCTATGAGCTGGTTCAAGCGGCCATCGACAGTGCCGCCGCCGCGGTCACCACCCCGCAGTATCGGGCGCTGGCGGCCAGGGTGTTCGGCTCTGCGGTCAGCCATCCGCAGCTCATGGCGGTCTATTGGGAGCGCTACATCAAACCGCGCCGGCAGCTGGCTGCCCGGTTGCTCGACCGGGCCCGCGAGTACGGCACGGTGGCCGCCGACGCCGATGCCGAGGTGGCCATCGACATGATGGTGGGCGCGGTGACCTACCGTGTCCTGCAACCTGATCCGCCCGATACCGCACAGATGCGTCGCTACCTGACTGAGGTGTACCGCCAGATCGGCCGGCTGCCTGGTTGA